A genomic stretch from Telmatocola sphagniphila includes:
- a CDS encoding ExbD/TolR family protein, which produces MSQKWEIRSIDTPRADPQILSTAQVLEFLETGALTGDDLVRADESHPWLALENHPAFEETLQQIEESNRRPPEDETRLDMNPLIDVSLVLLIFFILTTSYAELRKEANPPPGKTEKKDGKAVMSEKQLKDFTITVEAKLDGEKVRYLIEKEVVEESDLENKFKYWLKKTGKASLSIEIEPQVPFKSLIAIQDAAAGAGIQEMIRVDRK; this is translated from the coding sequence ATGAGCCAGAAATGGGAAATCCGTTCCATCGATACTCCGAGGGCCGATCCTCAGATCCTTTCGACGGCTCAGGTGCTGGAATTCCTGGAAACGGGAGCGTTGACCGGCGACGATCTGGTGCGGGCGGATGAATCCCATCCGTGGCTGGCACTCGAAAACCATCCCGCGTTCGAGGAGACTTTACAGCAGATTGAGGAATCTAACCGCCGGCCGCCCGAGGATGAGACTCGGCTCGATATGAACCCGCTCATTGACGTTTCGTTAGTACTTTTGATCTTTTTTATTCTGACGACCAGTTACGCGGAGCTTCGAAAGGAAGCGAATCCGCCGCCGGGTAAGACCGAGAAAAAAGACGGCAAAGCGGTTATGTCCGAGAAGCAGTTGAAGGATTTCACAATCACCGTGGAAGCCAAACTGGACGGGGAGAAAGTCCGCTATCTGATCGAGAAGGAAGTCGTTGAAGAATCGGATTTGGAGAACAAGTTCAAGTATTGGCTCAAGAAGACAGGTAAGGCCAGCCTGTCGATTGAGATCGAACCTCAGGTGCCTTTCAAGTCTTTGATAGCGATACAGGACGCGGCGGCGGGGGCCGGTATACAGGAGATGATCCGAGTCGATCGCAAGTAA
- a CDS encoding elongation factor G has product MLTFHAENIRTIALLGHRGSGKTSLADALLHVSHAVDRLGNVDNQTSFSDFDEEEHKHHFSIDTTVLHLESEGKFLHLLDTPGHPDFVGASLEAVNAVETAVIVVSATNGIEINTRRMFKEAGKHELARILVINKISGENVHFGDLYQNIQDTFGKNCILFNAPDGVGADFTSVVSILNPPASIPAKCPVGVQAIRSQLVDAIVEADEAMMEKYLTEGEISFEELEKAIPRAIEAGTIIPAFCVDAKKEIGLQELLHALDNYALPPDHANLRLKDLKVGANGSTHAFQATETEEFIGQVFKIINDKFVGHMCFLRVMSGQLSADKPLVNIRTGKSGKIGHLYMIQGKEHQQVVEAYPGDIVAITKIDDLHIGDTVAHTMNVPNLPQPEFPKPMFGLAIAPKKRGDEQKISQSLHKLEEEDPTFKVTHDEQTHEMIMSGVGQTHLDVIQERLKHRFDLEVVTKEPKIPYRETIQNHSEGDYRHKKQSGGRGQFAEVHLRIFPLSREITSQAQLEENFANKSRFEKMRAVSYDPQLNFAFIDHIVGGSIPNQYIPAVEKGCRELMDFGALAGYRMQDIAVEVHFGKEHPVDSSETAFRIAAKHAFKKAFLSARPVLLEPIVRLEVTIPTRFTGAILSDINGKRGHVEDQETLPGELSVIIAEVPLAEISRYTAQLGSLTQGQGSYVMEFSHYEHVPMNVQQQIVSKANLRHDDEE; this is encoded by the coding sequence ATGCTGACATTTCACGCGGAAAACATTCGCACCATTGCGCTTTTGGGACATCGCGGGAGTGGCAAGACCTCACTGGCCGATGCTCTCCTGCATGTCTCGCACGCCGTCGACCGGCTTGGTAATGTCGACAACCAAACCAGTTTTTCCGATTTCGATGAAGAAGAGCACAAACATCATTTCTCGATCGATACCACCGTTTTGCATCTGGAAAGCGAAGGGAAGTTCCTGCACCTGCTCGATACTCCCGGACATCCCGATTTCGTGGGGGCCTCTCTGGAAGCTGTTAACGCCGTTGAGACGGCCGTGATTGTCGTCTCCGCCACCAATGGCATAGAAATCAATACCCGAAGGATGTTCAAAGAGGCCGGGAAACACGAACTGGCCCGCATTCTCGTCATCAACAAAATTTCAGGCGAAAATGTTCATTTCGGCGACCTGTACCAGAACATCCAGGATACGTTCGGCAAGAACTGCATCCTATTTAACGCTCCCGATGGAGTGGGAGCCGATTTCACTAGCGTGGTCAGCATTTTGAATCCGCCGGCCAGTATCCCGGCGAAGTGCCCGGTCGGCGTTCAGGCCATTCGCAGTCAGTTGGTCGACGCCATCGTCGAAGCCGATGAAGCGATGATGGAAAAGTATCTTACCGAAGGGGAAATTTCCTTCGAAGAACTGGAAAAAGCCATTCCGAGAGCAATTGAAGCGGGCACAATCATTCCCGCGTTCTGTGTCGATGCCAAGAAAGAGATCGGCCTGCAGGAGTTGCTGCACGCCTTGGATAATTATGCTCTGCCGCCCGATCACGCCAATCTTCGACTCAAAGATTTGAAGGTCGGAGCCAATGGTTCCACCCATGCGTTCCAGGCCACCGAAACTGAGGAGTTTATCGGGCAGGTTTTCAAAATCATCAACGACAAGTTCGTCGGTCACATGTGCTTTTTGAGAGTGATGTCCGGTCAGCTGAGTGCGGATAAGCCTCTCGTGAATATTCGCACCGGCAAATCGGGAAAGATCGGCCACCTGTACATGATTCAGGGCAAGGAACATCAACAGGTTGTGGAAGCCTACCCCGGCGACATTGTGGCCATCACCAAGATCGACGATCTGCACATTGGAGACACGGTGGCGCATACGATGAACGTACCGAATCTGCCCCAACCGGAATTCCCCAAACCGATGTTCGGTTTAGCGATTGCTCCCAAAAAACGGGGCGATGAACAGAAGATCAGCCAGAGTCTCCACAAACTGGAGGAAGAAGATCCCACGTTTAAAGTGACCCACGATGAGCAGACCCATGAAATGATCATGTCGGGCGTGGGGCAGACGCATCTGGATGTCATCCAGGAACGGTTGAAACACCGCTTCGATCTGGAAGTGGTCACCAAGGAACCGAAAATTCCCTATCGGGAAACGATTCAGAATCATTCCGAGGGAGATTATCGGCATAAGAAACAATCGGGTGGCCGAGGTCAGTTCGCTGAAGTTCATCTGCGAATTTTTCCGTTGTCCCGCGAGATAACCAGTCAGGCGCAACTGGAAGAGAACTTCGCCAACAAGTCGCGCTTCGAGAAGATGCGAGCCGTCAGTTACGATCCGCAGTTGAATTTCGCCTTCATCGACCATATTGTGGGGGGCTCAATTCCGAACCAGTACATTCCCGCCGTCGAGAAAGGATGCCGGGAATTGATGGACTTCGGGGCGTTGGCCGGCTATCGGATGCAGGACATTGCGGTGGAAGTTCATTTCGGCAAGGAGCACCCGGTCGACAGTTCGGAAACGGCATTTCGAATCGCGGCCAAACATGCCTTTAAGAAAGCCTTCCTATCGGCTCGGCCGGTACTCCTGGAACCGATCGTTCGATTGGAAGTGACCATTCCTACAAGATTTACAGGTGCGATTCTCAGCGACATCAACGGAAAACGAGGGCATGTGGAGGATCAGGAAACTCTGCCGGGCGAACTTTCGGTGATTATCGCGGAAGTGCCGCTGGCGGAAATCAGCCGCTATACTGCCCAGTTGGGGAGTCTGACGCAGGGGCAGGGTTCGTATGTAATGGAATTCTCGCATTACGAGCATGTGCCGATGAATGTGCAGCAGCAAATCGTTTCGAAGGCCAATTTACGTCACGACGACGAAGAGTAA
- a CDS encoding sulfotransferase domain-containing protein, producing the protein MDVLNPRDNAESAPKIRLAIISTPRSGNTWLSSLLSQFYGLPILARHAMNASDWASLPSELVFQYHTRRDSETVEFLQKEGFRVITLGRHPIDTLISILHFSWYEHDTEYWLMGRGGSEASIRASMPRSLSFLDYARGERARELLSVSSDWWDFPGVLAFKYEDMVADVRGCLETFQQEIGPSRCTSLEEVLERNTLAHFQKYSVTHHFWKGKPGLWRELLPEAETTILRPALRPFAEKIGYSLEPDATLDARTADANWVKFVGEELGSTITKFRRNHLQADQRSAELHKACESLAEQLQTYQKLNGLPIQFANAVKSFTERHPQVSGILRRIFKIPGRLIFGTIPSEPAK; encoded by the coding sequence ATGGACGTTCTTAATCCGCGCGATAATGCCGAGTCGGCTCCGAAAATCCGGTTGGCCATCATAAGTACCCCGCGCTCCGGGAATACCTGGCTCTCATCCTTACTCAGCCAATTTTACGGCCTTCCAATCCTGGCGCGTCATGCGATGAATGCGAGCGATTGGGCCTCCCTGCCCTCAGAATTGGTGTTTCAGTACCATACACGCCGTGATTCGGAAACTGTCGAATTCCTGCAAAAAGAAGGCTTTCGCGTTATCACTCTGGGTCGCCACCCCATCGATACTCTGATCTCCATCCTTCACTTCTCCTGGTACGAACACGACACCGAATACTGGCTGATGGGTCGTGGCGGTTCAGAAGCTTCCATTCGCGCTTCGATGCCGCGCAGCCTGTCGTTCCTCGATTACGCGCGGGGCGAACGAGCCCGGGAACTCCTGAGTGTGTCGAGCGACTGGTGGGACTTTCCCGGTGTTCTGGCGTTCAAATACGAAGATATGGTTGCCGATGTTCGCGGCTGTCTCGAAACGTTTCAGCAGGAGATCGGCCCTTCCCGTTGCACTTCCCTCGAAGAAGTCTTGGAACGCAACACTTTGGCCCATTTTCAGAAATATTCGGTGACCCACCATTTCTGGAAAGGCAAACCGGGCTTGTGGCGCGAGCTCTTGCCTGAAGCCGAGACAACAATTCTTCGGCCCGCACTTCGCCCTTTCGCTGAAAAGATCGGCTATTCACTGGAGCCCGACGCGACATTAGATGCCCGAACCGCTGATGCTAACTGGGTAAAATTTGTAGGAGAGGAATTGGGTTCCACTATTACCAAATTTCGCAGGAATCATTTGCAAGCCGATCAACGATCTGCCGAATTGCATAAAGCCTGTGAAAGCCTGGCGGAACAGTTGCAAACCTATCAGAAACTGAATGGATTACCGATCCAGTTCGCGAATGCCGTTAAATCCTTTACAGAACGCCATCCTCAAGTTTCCGGGATTCTGCGGCGGATATTTAAGATCCCGGGACGGCTGATATTCGGCACGATTCCCTCGGAACCTGCCAAATAA
- a CDS encoding glycosyltransferase: MTDLCWLILVCASTPALLFFWNCVYFRRPHRIPSDSPRVSVLIPARNEEGSIGGCLEAALASEHVTLEVIVLDDHSTDRTAGIVREMAQSDARVRLANSSELPEGWCGKQFACFQLSKLASYEYLAFLDADVRLSKEGLAKLIGFQQDRNVPLVSAFPRQIMVSWMELMIIPMINFMLLCYLPMWGMRHLPMPGFGAGCGQLFLATRRIYELIGGHSLVKESMHDGLKLPRAYRKASYFTDLCDGSEIACCRMYRNASQVWNGFVKNAREGIAKPPLIFVFSILLSLAFILPGPLLLILQDRLTADQTNILALAFCLSFLPRILLTGGKARELLGALFHPVSVFLFLSIQWYANYRYWIGQPVGWKGRIVESPEKA, from the coding sequence ATGACCGATTTGTGCTGGTTGATTCTCGTTTGTGCCTCGACCCCTGCCTTGCTCTTTTTCTGGAATTGTGTTTACTTTCGAAGACCACACCGCATTCCATCCGATTCGCCCCGTGTTTCCGTGCTGATCCCGGCTCGCAATGAAGAGGGAAGTATCGGTGGATGCCTTGAGGCCGCACTGGCTTCGGAGCATGTCACTTTGGAAGTCATCGTACTCGACGATCACTCGACCGATCGGACCGCCGGAATAGTTAGAGAAATGGCTCAGAGCGATGCTCGCGTGCGACTGGCGAACTCCTCGGAACTCCCCGAGGGATGGTGCGGCAAGCAGTTCGCCTGCTTTCAGTTGAGCAAACTGGCCAGCTATGAGTATCTGGCCTTTCTCGATGCGGATGTCCGCCTGAGTAAAGAGGGGCTGGCGAAACTGATCGGCTTCCAGCAGGATCGGAATGTGCCACTCGTCAGTGCATTTCCCCGGCAGATCATGGTAAGCTGGATGGAACTGATGATCATTCCGATGATCAATTTCATGCTCCTGTGTTATCTGCCGATGTGGGGAATGCGTCATTTGCCGATGCCCGGCTTTGGCGCGGGTTGCGGACAGCTTTTCCTGGCCACGCGTAGAATCTACGAATTGATCGGCGGGCACTCGCTGGTGAAAGAGTCGATGCACGACGGCCTGAAATTACCTCGCGCATATCGAAAGGCGAGTTATTTCACCGATTTATGCGATGGCTCGGAGATTGCCTGCTGCCGGATGTATCGAAATGCGTCTCAGGTCTGGAATGGCTTCGTAAAGAATGCACGTGAGGGAATAGCAAAACCTCCGCTGATCTTCGTTTTCAGCATTTTGCTGAGCCTGGCCTTCATTCTGCCTGGACCGTTGTTGCTGATCTTGCAAGATCGTTTAACCGCAGACCAAACGAATATTTTGGCTCTGGCTTTCTGCCTGTCGTTTTTACCTCGAATATTGCTCACCGGGGGGAAAGCGAGAGAACTCCTGGGGGCATTATTTCACCCCGTCAGCGTTTTTCTATTTCTATCGATTCAGTGGTATGCCAATTATCGGTATTGGATTGGCCAACCAGTAGGTTGGAAGGGTCGAATTGTGGAATCGCCTGAGAAAGCGTGA
- a CDS encoding lysophospholipid acyltransferase family protein, producing MNSEPSASNQYLPRKTQWLWKGFYRYCRRYSAKHFHAVRLSKSSHLLNVAAGEPLVFVVNHPSWWDIIVCMLLSARYEKYQHFAPIEAGMLPKYKFFNRLGFFGVEETVEGARNFLRITQAIFSQPFNSLWITAQGEFVDPRVRPVKIRAGVGQLATRLKSGWIIPIALEYPFWNEKTPEALVRIGQPLKLDQDLDRQQWTALIELHLQESMDRLAQEAILRDPAQFDTLILGKSGVGGVYDLWRRFKAALKGKKADLSHMDDRKVSTQ from the coding sequence ATGAACTCTGAACCTTCAGCTTCCAACCAGTATCTCCCGAGGAAGACTCAATGGCTCTGGAAAGGCTTCTATCGCTACTGTCGGAGATATTCCGCCAAGCATTTCCATGCCGTTCGATTATCGAAATCCTCGCATCTGCTGAACGTGGCGGCCGGCGAACCCCTGGTCTTTGTGGTCAACCATCCCAGCTGGTGGGACATCATCGTTTGCATGCTGTTGTCCGCGCGGTATGAAAAGTATCAGCATTTTGCCCCCATCGAAGCCGGCATGCTCCCCAAATACAAGTTTTTCAATCGGCTCGGCTTTTTTGGCGTTGAGGAGACCGTGGAAGGGGCGCGAAACTTTCTGCGGATCACCCAAGCGATTTTCTCCCAGCCGTTTAACTCTCTGTGGATCACGGCTCAGGGCGAATTCGTCGATCCGCGCGTTCGACCGGTGAAAATTCGTGCGGGGGTCGGGCAACTGGCAACTCGCTTGAAGTCAGGCTGGATCATTCCCATTGCTCTGGAGTATCCTTTCTGGAATGAAAAGACTCCGGAGGCCTTGGTACGAATAGGCCAGCCCTTAAAACTGGATCAGGATTTGGATAGGCAGCAGTGGACCGCACTCATCGAGCTACACCTGCAAGAATCCATGGACCGGCTGGCGCAGGAAGCGATCCTCCGAGATCCGGCACAATTCGATACTCTGATTTTGGGGAAATCCGGCGTCGGCGGTGTCTATGATTTATGGCGGAGATTCAAAGCCGCTCTGAAAGGTAAAAAAGCGGATTTGAGCCATATGGACGACCGGAAGGTAAGTACCCAATGA
- a CDS encoding thioredoxin domain-containing protein: MRLLSAFLLIAFWASLSQAQAPAEQAEKGKAKHSPNALAKETSPYLLQHADNPVNWYPWGREALDKAKKEKKLIFLSVGYSACHWCHVMEKESFSNEEVAKILNENFICIKVDREERPEVDEVYITAVQIMGERTGWPLSVFLTPDAKPIYGGTYWPREDKTVDNNKLLGFKSILKKIIELNKEKGPMIQERADAIARETDLIYSRNSLKVINGKIDSEILKEAVREYEDNFDPVYGGIGNKNRDFLAPKFPTASVWNFLLSYSRDQKQEDVRKQVHLTLRKMAEGGIYDQLGGGFHRYSTERTWSIPHFEKMLYDNAQLIELYTRGFQDNSDPLYKRVVEQTIEFVFREMRTTEGLFYTAFDADSDGEEGKYFVWTEAEIDKLVSDKTASAIFKARYGIHGKPNFEDKAYVLRITAGMPELAKQFKTDEKAVMVSLETSRRAIFEARQKRVKPFLDRKILTAWNGQMIAALALAGKAFEQKAWVDAAAKAAQMLLDKGIRDGRLQRILTKNPEGLWAARIPACLDDEAFLLNGLLALHSATGEAKWLQAAEEIYTETQKLMGDPNGGFYLTAKDDSLLFTRVKDYYDNAQPAANNVMTYNLELLYRKQKNEKYKQQLEKSLGQISRLIKDRPTSAPVILRTILEMEKALQK, translated from the coding sequence ATGCGTTTACTCTCTGCTTTTCTCCTGATCGCCTTTTGGGCCTCACTATCGCAAGCCCAGGCACCCGCCGAGCAGGCCGAGAAGGGGAAAGCAAAGCATTCCCCCAACGCCCTGGCCAAGGAAACCAGCCCCTACCTGCTTCAGCACGCAGATAACCCGGTGAATTGGTATCCCTGGGGTCGAGAGGCTTTGGATAAAGCGAAGAAAGAAAAGAAACTCATTTTTCTTTCCGTCGGCTACAGTGCCTGTCACTGGTGCCACGTGATGGAGAAAGAAAGTTTTTCGAACGAGGAAGTCGCGAAAATCCTGAATGAAAATTTCATCTGCATCAAGGTCGATCGCGAGGAGCGGCCCGAAGTGGACGAAGTTTACATCACGGCGGTACAGATCATGGGCGAACGCACCGGCTGGCCGTTGTCCGTATTTTTGACGCCGGATGCCAAGCCGATCTATGGCGGTACTTATTGGCCCCGCGAAGATAAAACTGTGGACAATAACAAGCTCCTGGGTTTCAAATCCATTCTCAAAAAGATCATCGAGCTCAACAAAGAGAAGGGGCCGATGATTCAGGAGCGAGCCGATGCAATTGCGAGAGAGACCGACCTGATCTACTCCCGCAATTCGCTGAAAGTCATCAACGGCAAAATCGATTCGGAGATCCTGAAAGAAGCCGTGCGCGAGTATGAGGATAACTTCGATCCGGTCTACGGCGGTATCGGTAATAAAAATCGGGATTTCCTCGCACCCAAATTTCCTACCGCTTCCGTTTGGAACTTCCTTTTGTCCTACTCCCGGGATCAGAAGCAGGAGGACGTTCGCAAGCAGGTCCATCTGACCCTGCGAAAAATGGCCGAGGGTGGAATCTACGATCAACTCGGCGGCGGTTTCCATCGCTACAGCACGGAACGTACCTGGAGCATTCCGCACTTTGAAAAAATGCTATACGACAACGCGCAGCTCATCGAACTCTACACAAGGGGTTTTCAGGATAATTCCGACCCTCTCTATAAGCGAGTGGTAGAGCAAACCATCGAATTTGTTTTCCGGGAAATGAGGACGACCGAGGGCTTGTTCTACACGGCCTTCGACGCCGACAGCGATGGAGAAGAAGGGAAGTACTTCGTCTGGACCGAAGCGGAAATCGATAAACTTGTATCCGATAAAACCGCGTCGGCGATCTTCAAGGCTCGATATGGAATTCATGGGAAACCTAACTTTGAAGATAAAGCCTATGTGCTACGCATAACCGCGGGGATGCCCGAACTTGCTAAGCAATTCAAAACGGACGAGAAGGCAGTGATGGTTAGCCTGGAGACCTCCCGTCGAGCGATTTTCGAGGCTCGGCAGAAGCGAGTGAAGCCATTTTTGGATCGGAAAATCCTCACGGCCTGGAATGGGCAGATGATTGCCGCCCTGGCTTTGGCGGGAAAGGCTTTTGAACAGAAAGCCTGGGTGGATGCCGCAGCCAAAGCGGCTCAGATGTTGCTGGACAAGGGCATTCGCGATGGTCGATTGCAGAGGATTCTGACCAAAAATCCCGAGGGGCTATGGGCGGCTCGTATTCCGGCCTGCCTGGACGATGAAGCGTTTCTCCTGAACGGCTTACTCGCACTGCATTCGGCCACGGGGGAAGCAAAATGGCTCCAGGCCGCGGAAGAGATTTACACTGAGACGCAGAAGCTGATGGGGGATCCGAACGGCGGCTTCTACCTGACCGCCAAAGACGACAGTCTGCTGTTCACCCGCGTGAAAGACTATTACGACAATGCCCAGCCGGCGGCCAATAACGTCATGACCTATAACCTGGAATTGCTGTATCGCAAGCAGAAGAACGAGAAATATAAACAGCAGCTGGAGAAGAGCCTCGGGCAGATCTCCCGGCTCATAAAAGACCGGCCCACCAGTGCGCCGGTCATCTTAAGAACGATTCTCGAAATGGAAAAAGCTCTGCAAAAATAA
- a CDS encoding ExbD/TolR family protein, which produces MSAIKYDVWFLRRNQVFRAVPFEVVTEWVQQAKVLPEDKIKSVEEENWLALKDHPQFSIYLTSEAEEASQTEENSPTQAEPDVGLDFGWKRRHTDEDDDVDMIPLIDISLVLLIFFMMTTTVAAISKIQVPQMQNAGKIDSTPDIIRLDIDWVGKQAVYGVGLGNSVPDADNGEINDPIVLLQKLDAILATRTSPAKIRIAAHAEVPYEKVDKIIAELQKRIDQGVRIANFTVQVSDRP; this is translated from the coding sequence ATGTCGGCCATAAAATACGATGTCTGGTTTCTCCGCCGAAATCAAGTCTTTCGGGCAGTCCCTTTCGAAGTAGTAACCGAATGGGTGCAGCAGGCCAAAGTGCTCCCCGAGGACAAGATCAAATCGGTCGAGGAAGAAAACTGGCTGGCCCTCAAGGATCATCCGCAATTTTCAATTTATCTGACCTCCGAGGCCGAGGAGGCTTCGCAAACCGAGGAAAATTCTCCGACTCAGGCGGAGCCCGATGTCGGCCTCGATTTTGGCTGGAAAAGAAGACACACCGATGAGGACGACGATGTGGATATGATTCCGCTCATCGATATCAGTCTGGTGCTGCTGATCTTTTTCATGATGACGACGACCGTGGCGGCCATTTCCAAGATTCAGGTTCCGCAGATGCAGAACGCGGGCAAGATCGACAGCACGCCGGACATCATCCGACTCGACATCGACTGGGTGGGTAAGCAGGCGGTGTATGGCGTAGGACTTGGCAACTCAGTACCGGATGCGGATAACGGCGAAATAAATGACCCGATCGTATTGCTTCAGAAATTGGATGCCATTCTGGCCACTCGAACCAGCCCGGCCAAGATCCGCATCGCCGCGCATGCGGAAGTGCCGTACGAGAAAGTCGACAAGATCATTGCGGAGTTGCAGAAGCGAATCGACCAGGGAGTGCGAATTGCCAATTTCACCGTTCAAGTGAGTGACCGCCCATGA
- a CDS encoding DUF4337 domain-containing protein, translated as MSEVHEHLEQAEHAQHAAHAPFDRRVAVSMAIIAAVLAGVAMVGHRTHNQTLLYQTEAGNKKVEASNMWSQYQAKRLRQASNDNTILLLNLLSGKAGKDEEQQKQLAKLAAKNKEYGDENQGELGEIAVKAKKTEAESKTADHKAHHSHLQADWLDLAHLAVELGLVVCSISLLTKKKSFWIGGILSTVVGIALVCWGMTLPEEHSKEPNVVQEASH; from the coding sequence ATGAGCGAAGTTCACGAACATCTCGAACAGGCGGAACATGCTCAACATGCGGCTCACGCCCCCTTTGACCGACGGGTTGCCGTGAGCATGGCCATCATCGCCGCCGTTCTTGCTGGGGTAGCCATGGTGGGACATCGAACTCACAATCAAACGCTGCTCTACCAGACGGAGGCGGGCAACAAGAAGGTGGAAGCCTCCAACATGTGGTCTCAGTATCAGGCCAAGCGCTTGCGGCAGGCCTCCAACGATAACACGATTTTGCTGCTGAATCTCCTGTCTGGCAAAGCCGGTAAGGATGAAGAGCAGCAGAAACAATTAGCGAAGCTCGCCGCCAAGAACAAAGAATATGGCGATGAGAATCAGGGCGAACTGGGAGAGATCGCCGTCAAGGCGAAGAAAACCGAAGCGGAATCCAAAACGGCCGATCACAAGGCTCATCACAGCCACCTGCAAGCCGATTGGCTCGATTTGGCTCATCTGGCCGTGGAACTTGGGCTGGTGGTCTGCTCAATCTCGCTTTTGACAAAAAAGAAATCGTTCTGGATCGGCGGTATCCTCAGCACGGTAGTTGGCATCGCTCTGGTCTGCTGGGGCATGACTTTGCCGGAAGAGCACTCGAAGGAGCCGAATGTGGTTCAGGAAGCTTCCCACTAG
- the hisA gene encoding 1-(5-phosphoribosyl)-5-[(5-phosphoribosylamino)methylideneamino]imidazole-4-carboxamide isomerase — protein sequence MLILPAIDMRGGKCVRLRQGDYKQETVYGEDPVAMARIWVKQGAKALHLVDLDGAKEGKPAHGDFVRRIVSATGLPCQLGGGIRTEDDIQAALSWGVRRIVLGTRALQDPSWVRQMATSYPKTIVLGLDAHDGKVATHGWLQVSESSALDMAREFANWPLAAIVFTDISKDGMMAGPNVEALKEMAEKVPLPIIASGGVTTLDDVRRLLECNLAGCIIGRSLYEGRLQLRNVLSLIPAPAGVGME from the coding sequence ATGCTCATTTTGCCGGCGATCGATATGCGGGGCGGAAAGTGCGTCCGCCTGCGACAGGGTGACTACAAGCAGGAAACAGTTTACGGGGAAGACCCCGTTGCCATGGCCCGAATCTGGGTCAAACAAGGAGCCAAGGCTCTTCATCTGGTTGACCTGGACGGGGCGAAAGAAGGTAAACCGGCGCATGGCGATTTCGTTCGAAGAATCGTTTCTGCCACCGGACTGCCCTGTCAGCTAGGTGGCGGGATCAGAACTGAGGACGATATTCAGGCCGCCTTGTCCTGGGGTGTACGCAGAATAGTTCTGGGAACCCGGGCTTTACAGGATCCCTCGTGGGTGCGGCAAATGGCGACCAGCTATCCTAAGACTATCGTTTTGGGGCTGGATGCCCACGACGGCAAAGTGGCCACCCACGGCTGGTTACAGGTATCGGAATCCTCTGCGTTGGATATGGCGCGGGAATTCGCCAACTGGCCTCTCGCGGCAATAGTTTTTACAGACATTTCCAAGGATGGCATGATGGCGGGGCCGAATGTCGAGGCCCTGAAGGAAATGGCGGAAAAAGTGCCTCTGCCGATCATCGCCTCCGGCGGGGTAACCACACTCGATGACGTCCGTCGCTTGCTCGAATGCAATCTGGCGGGCTGCATCATAGGCCGGTCCTTATATGAGGGTCGGTTGCAATTGCGGAACGTTTTATCACTGATACCGGCGCCTGCCGGGGTAGGAATGGAATAG
- a CDS encoding MotA/TolQ/ExbB proton channel family protein, with product MNALTHFLFEEWYFSAPMLLMSFIAITLVIWRMMLNASSKTDMNAFLPAFQDKMAKEGPEAALEFCRTQHGFIPQKLYVAGLEAAPQGLSAMRRSMAHVMEFEIIPDLNFLLAPILAIAKIATMVGLLGTVISMINTFNAISASKNNPTEVTSQAGAIGLALFATALGLMTAIPLVFTHVMFKDNVSRFEIKMRSAAQKLLVIYQGIKSSSEKRKKRESA from the coding sequence ATGAACGCTCTGACGCATTTCCTTTTTGAAGAATGGTACTTTTCCGCCCCGATGCTTCTGATGTCCTTCATCGCGATCACCCTGGTGATCTGGCGCATGATGTTGAACGCTTCCTCCAAAACGGATATGAACGCGTTTCTGCCCGCCTTTCAGGACAAGATGGCTAAAGAAGGCCCAGAGGCTGCCCTCGAGTTCTGCCGGACGCAGCACGGCTTCATTCCGCAAAAGCTTTACGTGGCCGGTCTGGAAGCGGCTCCCCAGGGGCTTTCCGCCATGCGACGCAGCATGGCCCACGTGATGGAATTTGAAATCATCCCCGATCTGAACTTTCTTCTCGCTCCGATCCTGGCTATCGCCAAAATTGCCACGATGGTCGGACTGCTGGGAACAGTGATCTCGATGATCAACACCTTCAATGCGATTAGTGCCAGCAAGAATAACCCGACGGAAGTGACATCTCAGGCCGGGGCTATTGGTCTGGCCTTATTTGCTACGGCACTGGGTTTGATGACCGCTATTCCGCTCGTGTTCACCCACGTTATGTTCAAGGATAACGTGTCTCGTTTCGAGATTAAAATGCGGTCCGCCGCCCAGAAACTGCTTGTCATCTATCAGGGGATCAAGAGTTCCTCGGAAAAGAGGAAGAAGCGGGAATCGGCCTGA